A part of Leifsonia xyli subsp. xyli str. CTCB07 genomic DNA contains:
- a CDS encoding metallophosphoesterase — translation MAARLRILHLSDTHLCGDGRLHYGMVDTLAALDRVLAHASSLDAVDMVAASGDLSDDGSPASYRLLQERLEPWAAERGAVVAYAMGNHDLPDAFESVLGPRERALDANGFRILTVDTTVPCAGYGRVDTAQLDRLSEALAEPSEHGTAIVLHHPPAPPTTRLFDTLRLVDPEPLLEVCSAGDVRLILAGHYHHALVTAGGARHPDRRGAGRREHDGHPVAAARGAGGAEVRLRAGRPPRERTRRAHVVAVPAEGDGETVYALDAQAVAGIAAAAGWRGEG, via the coding sequence GTGGCTGCACGCTTACGCATTCTGCACCTCAGCGACACGCACCTGTGCGGCGACGGCCGGCTGCACTACGGGATGGTCGACACGCTCGCCGCCCTCGACCGGGTGCTGGCGCACGCCTCGTCGCTGGACGCTGTGGATATGGTGGCCGCCTCCGGGGATCTCTCCGACGACGGCAGCCCCGCGTCGTACCGGCTGCTGCAGGAGCGGCTCGAACCGTGGGCGGCCGAACGCGGGGCGGTGGTCGCGTACGCGATGGGGAACCACGATCTGCCGGACGCCTTCGAGTCCGTGCTCGGGCCGCGCGAGCGCGCACTCGACGCGAACGGCTTCCGCATCCTCACCGTCGACACCACCGTGCCCTGCGCCGGCTACGGGCGCGTGGACACCGCCCAGCTGGACCGTCTCAGCGAAGCCCTCGCGGAGCCGTCCGAGCACGGGACGGCAATCGTCCTGCACCACCCGCCCGCGCCGCCGACGACCAGGCTCTTCGACACGCTCCGCCTGGTCGACCCCGAGCCGCTGCTCGAGGTGTGCTCAGCCGGAGACGTCCGGCTGATCCTCGCCGGCCACTACCACCACGCGCTCGTGACCGCGGGCGGCGCGCGGCATCCCGATCGTCGTGGCGCCGGCCGTCGCGAACACGACGGACATCCTGTGGCCGCCGCCCGGGGAGCGGGCGGTGCGGAGGTCCGCCTTCGCGCTGGTCGACCTCCCCGCGAACGGACACGCCGGGCGCATGTCGTCGCTGTCCCGGCCGAGGGCGACGGTGAGACCGTCTACGCCCTCGACGCGCAAGCGGTGGCCGGGATCGCCGCCGCCGCGGGCTGGCGGGGCGAAGGCTGA
- a CDS encoding TrmH family RNA methyltransferase, with translation MDNSEHAAPGQATPSPELTAHGVGPWPGPWPADPVFDPELLRTGDTRNVIDRYRYWRMEAIVADLDQRRHPFHVAIENWQHDMNIGSIVRSANAFAADTVHIVGRRRWNKRGAMVTDRYQHLRHHDNVDSFVAWARADGLPIVAVDNVPGSVRIETTGLPRECVLLFGQEGPGLSEPAIAAADTVVEISQFGSTRSINASAAAAVAMHAWVVQHVPFA, from the coding sequence GTGGACAACTCGGAGCACGCAGCGCCGGGGCAGGCGACCCCCAGCCCCGAACTCACCGCGCACGGTGTCGGCCCCTGGCCCGGCCCCTGGCCCGCGGACCCCGTCTTCGACCCCGAACTCCTCCGGACCGGAGACACCCGCAATGTGATCGACCGCTACCGCTACTGGCGGATGGAGGCGATCGTGGCGGATCTTGACCAGCGCCGCCACCCGTTCCATGTCGCCATCGAGAACTGGCAGCACGACATGAACATCGGCTCGATCGTCCGCAGCGCCAACGCGTTCGCCGCAGACACGGTGCATATCGTCGGCCGGCGTCGCTGGAACAAGCGGGGCGCCATGGTCACAGACCGTTATCAGCACCTCCGGCACCACGACAATGTCGATTCCTTCGTCGCCTGGGCGCGCGCGGATGGCCTCCCGATCGTGGCGGTGGACAATGTTCCCGGTTCGGTCCGGATCGAGACGACGGGGCTGCCGCGGGAGTGCGTGCTGCTGTTCGGGCAGGAGGGCCCGGGGCTCTCCGAGCCGGCGATCGCGGCTGCGGACACGGTGGTGGAGATCAGCCAGTTCGGCTCCACCCGGTCGATCAATGCGTCAGCGGCGGCCGCTGTCGCGATGCACGCGTGGGTCGTGCAGCACGTCCCATTCGCGTAA
- a CDS encoding HAD-IIA family hydrolase, with product MTRRDEIECWLTDMDGVLVHENKALPGAPALIQQWRDQGTPFLVLTNNSIYTPRDLAARLRASGLDVPEESIWTSALATADFLRQQNPGGSVYVIGEAGLTTALHEAGFIMTETNPDYVVVGETRSYSFDAITKAIRLIGKGARFIATNPDATGPSAEGPLPATGAVTAMITKATGMKPYVIGKPNPMMFRSALNRIGAHSENTAMIGDRMDTDVVAGIEAGLHTILVLTGISDQAEIDLYPFRPDEILPGVDALVAREPVESEF from the coding sequence GTGACGCGGCGCGACGAGATCGAATGCTGGCTCACTGACATGGACGGCGTGCTTGTCCACGAGAACAAGGCGCTGCCCGGCGCCCCGGCGCTGATTCAGCAGTGGCGGGATCAGGGCACACCGTTCCTGGTGCTCACCAACAACTCGATCTACACCCCGCGCGATCTCGCCGCCCGGCTCCGCGCGTCCGGCCTGGACGTCCCCGAGGAATCCATCTGGACCTCCGCTCTGGCGACCGCCGACTTCCTCCGCCAGCAGAATCCCGGCGGGAGCGTCTACGTCATCGGCGAGGCCGGTCTGACCACGGCGCTGCACGAGGCCGGATTCATCATGACGGAGACGAATCCGGACTACGTGGTCGTCGGCGAGACGCGCAGTTACTCGTTCGACGCCATTACCAAAGCCATCCGCCTCATCGGCAAAGGCGCACGGTTCATCGCGACCAACCCGGACGCGACCGGGCCGAGCGCCGAGGGCCCACTGCCCGCCACCGGCGCGGTCACCGCGATGATCACCAAAGCGACCGGGATGAAACCCTACGTCATCGGCAAGCCCAACCCGATGATGTTCCGCTCCGCACTCAACCGGATCGGCGCGCACTCGGAGAACACCGCGATGATCGGCGACCGGATGGACACCGACGTCGTCGCGGGCATTGAGGCCGGACTCCACACCATCCTGGTGCTCACCGGCATCAGCGACCAAGCGGAGATCGACCTCTATCCGTTCCGCCCGGACGAGATTCTCCCGGGTGTGGACGCCCTCGTCGCACGCGAACCGGTCGAGTCCGAGTTCTGA
- a CDS encoding DUF4303 domain-containing protein produces MRDVTPESLTLVRMAVREAARDAWNALRTAHPDDSFYYFGLWTTPLAHRPAPTAASIEGLDRAVAELRADGVERRHDELRWSVNDSPYVRR; encoded by the coding sequence ATGCGGGATGTGACACCCGAGTCGCTCACCCTCGTCCGGATGGCCGTGCGCGAAGCCGCACGGGACGCGTGGAACGCTCTCCGCACCGCGCATCCAGACGACAGCTTCTACTACTTCGGCCTTTGGACGACCCCGCTGGCGCACCGGCCCGCCCCGACGGCCGCCTCGATCGAGGGCCTCGACCGCGCGGTGGCAGAACTGCGCGCGGACGGGGTGGAGCGCCGGCACGACGAGCTGCGCTGGTCGGTCAACGACTCCCCGTATGTACGGCGATGA
- the pyrE gene encoding orotate phosphoribosyltransferase — translation MTDPRQQLIDYISAEAVFRGDFALTSGKKASYYVDLRKVSLDHRVAPLIGQVMLEVIAGVPDVVAVGGMTMGADPVAAAILHQGAARGLSYDAFVVRKEPKDHGRGKQVEGPDLAGKRVIVLEDTSTTGGSPLTAIEALKRAGAEIAAVGVVVDRDTGAREAIEAAGYPYYAAIGLKELGLE, via the coding sequence GTGACCGACCCACGACAGCAGCTCATCGACTACATCTCAGCCGAAGCCGTCTTCCGCGGCGACTTCGCGCTGACCAGCGGCAAAAAGGCCAGCTACTACGTCGATCTGCGCAAGGTCAGCCTCGATCACCGCGTCGCACCGCTGATCGGCCAGGTTATGCTCGAGGTGATCGCCGGCGTCCCGGATGTCGTCGCGGTGGGCGGGATGACGATGGGGGCCGATCCCGTCGCCGCCGCCATCCTGCACCAGGGCGCTGCGCGCGGGCTGTCCTACGACGCCTTCGTCGTGCGCAAGGAGCCCAAAGACCACGGCCGCGGCAAGCAGGTCGAGGGCCCGGATCTCGCCGGCAAACGTGTCATCGTGCTCGAAGACACCTCCACCACCGGAGGTTCCCCTCTCACAGCGATCGAAGCCCTGAAGAGAGCCGGTGCTGAGATCGCCGCCGTCGGCGTCGTGGTCGACCGCGACACCGGCGCCCGCGAGGCCATCGAAGCCGCGGGCTACCCCTACTACGCTGCCATCGGCCTGAAAGAGCTGGGGCTCGAGTGA
- a CDS encoding YhgE/Pip family protein, with translation MKIPQMIAAEFRRLTASPMAIVALIALMCVPVLYGGLYLWANQDPYAHLNRIPAAIVVDDTGTTTDGKSVNYGDQVADQLIEDGAFQWHRVASGSAAAGVDNSKYDFSVTFPAGFSEALASASGSGPHRAVVTLTTNDANSYLASTIGAQAGEKIRTSIVKRVNEEAAQLFLLGLADIRSSLVTAADGAQQLAEGSAAARSGAGELADGTAQVATGSHTLAERLGELTSGAQQVSTGAAQVAAGSNQLAAKAAQASRAAAQLAADAPAAGQQLIQKLQDDGADPAVIAQVQAALSDIDGKVQSGNAQIQEAVGPVGQLADGASHVASGAAEVAAGSAQAQSGAAQLALGANAAASGAAQLQDGLTTLYDGAAHLHDGLSSGVSQIPDASPDLQKKQASTIADPVNLKNESITSAGTYGAGLAPFFVALAGWIGIYALFLIIKPVSRRAITALHSPVKIALAGWLTPGLLGAVQMVGLFAIVSGALGFGIQNPLGMYGLMALASVTFAAIILALNVWLGSVGQFLGLVLMVLQLVTAGGTFPWQTLPRPLAALHHVLPMSYAVDGIRQLMYGGNPATAWADAGVLALWLLVALLLAAIGVTRMTHFRTLRDLRPSLIG, from the coding sequence GTGAAGATCCCGCAGATGATCGCGGCGGAGTTCCGCCGGCTGACCGCCAGCCCGATGGCCATCGTCGCGCTCATCGCACTGATGTGCGTCCCCGTGTTGTACGGGGGCCTGTACTTGTGGGCCAACCAGGACCCGTACGCCCATCTCAACCGGATACCGGCGGCCATTGTCGTGGACGACACCGGCACGACCACCGACGGCAAGAGCGTCAACTACGGCGACCAGGTGGCCGACCAGCTCATCGAGGACGGCGCGTTCCAGTGGCACCGCGTCGCCTCCGGTTCCGCGGCCGCGGGCGTGGACAACTCGAAATACGACTTCAGCGTCACCTTCCCGGCGGGCTTCTCCGAAGCCCTCGCTTCGGCCTCCGGTTCGGGCCCGCACCGCGCGGTGGTCACCCTCACGACAAACGACGCGAACAGCTATCTCGCCTCGACCATCGGCGCCCAGGCCGGAGAGAAGATCCGCACCTCCATCGTCAAGCGGGTGAACGAGGAGGCAGCGCAGCTATTCCTTCTGGGCCTCGCCGATATCCGGTCGAGCCTGGTCACAGCCGCGGACGGCGCGCAGCAGCTGGCCGAGGGCAGCGCCGCCGCGCGATCGGGAGCGGGCGAACTCGCCGACGGGACGGCGCAGGTCGCGACGGGCTCGCACACACTGGCAGAAAGACTGGGCGAACTCACCTCGGGAGCGCAACAGGTCTCCACCGGCGCCGCCCAGGTCGCCGCGGGGAGCAACCAGCTCGCCGCGAAGGCGGCGCAGGCCAGCCGGGCCGCCGCGCAGCTGGCGGCGGACGCCCCCGCCGCCGGACAGCAGCTCATCCAGAAGCTGCAGGACGACGGAGCCGACCCCGCGGTCATCGCCCAGGTTCAGGCCGCCCTCAGCGACATCGACGGCAAGGTGCAGTCGGGCAACGCCCAGATCCAGGAGGCTGTCGGCCCGGTGGGCCAGCTCGCCGACGGCGCCAGCCACGTCGCGTCCGGGGCGGCCGAGGTCGCCGCTGGATCGGCTCAGGCGCAGTCCGGCGCGGCGCAGCTCGCTCTCGGCGCGAACGCCGCAGCCTCGGGCGCCGCCCAGCTCCAGGACGGTCTGACCACCCTGTACGACGGCGCGGCGCACTTGCACGACGGTCTCTCCAGCGGCGTCAGCCAGATCCCGGACGCCTCCCCGGACCTGCAGAAGAAGCAGGCGTCCACCATCGCCGACCCGGTGAACCTGAAGAACGAGTCGATCACCTCCGCCGGAACCTACGGCGCGGGCCTCGCGCCGTTCTTCGTCGCCCTCGCCGGCTGGATCGGCATCTACGCGCTGTTCCTGATCATCAAGCCGGTCTCCCGCCGAGCCATCACCGCACTGCACTCGCCCGTCAAGATAGCCCTCGCCGGCTGGCTGACCCCGGGCCTGCTCGGGGCGGTGCAGATGGTCGGACTGTTCGCGATCGTGTCGGGGGCCCTTGGCTTCGGCATCCAGAACCCGCTCGGGATGTACGGGCTGATGGCCCTCGCCTCCGTCACCTTCGCCGCGATCATCCTCGCGCTGAACGTGTGGCTCGGAAGCGTGGGGCAGTTCCTCGGGCTCGTGCTGATGGTGCTGCAGCTGGTGACGGCGGGCGGGACCTTCCCCTGGCAGACGCTGCCCCGTCCGCTCGCCGCACTGCACCACGTGCTGCCGATGTCGTATGCCGTGGACGGGATCCGTCAGCTGATGTACGGCGGCAACCCGGCGACGGCGTGGGCGGATGCGGGCGTGCTGGCGCTGTGGCTGCTCGTCGCGCTGCTGCTGGCGGCGATCGGGGTGACCCGGATGACGCACTTCCGCACCCTGCGCGATCTGCGGCCCTCGCTGATCGGCTGA
- a CDS encoding TetR/AcrR family transcriptional regulator, giving the protein MPPPTRTPRRDATANREAILVAAAAAFNEDIDASLETVAAHAGLSRRAIYGHFATRDELLTAVFTRGAASLAALLVPVSHPDPRVEIALYGATLWAGVEHIRVSAALAVRGPHRATVVAALDPARERLRTTVRRGMATGAIRADLDRETITRLIENAAVSVLDEATRTGLSDADGHRLVMLAGLSAAGVGWQAAGTLIDETPELAFGALAAEGANNR; this is encoded by the coding sequence ATGCCGCCCCCCACCCGCACCCCTCGGCGCGACGCCACTGCGAACCGGGAGGCGATCCTCGTGGCCGCAGCGGCGGCGTTCAACGAGGACATCGACGCTTCCCTCGAGACGGTGGCCGCGCACGCCGGGCTCAGCCGTCGCGCTATCTACGGGCACTTCGCCACCCGCGACGAGCTGCTGACCGCGGTGTTCACCCGGGGCGCCGCCAGCCTCGCCGCCCTGCTCGTCCCGGTGTCGCATCCGGATCCCCGGGTCGAGATCGCCCTGTACGGCGCGACGCTCTGGGCCGGGGTCGAGCACATCCGGGTCAGCGCGGCGCTGGCCGTCCGCGGTCCGCACCGGGCCACGGTGGTCGCAGCGCTCGACCCGGCGCGCGAGCGGCTGCGCACGACGGTGCGGCGCGGGATGGCCACGGGCGCAATCCGCGCCGACCTCGATCGCGAGACCATCACCCGGCTGATCGAGAACGCCGCCGTCTCCGTGCTGGACGAGGCCACGCGCACCGGGCTCTCCGATGCCGACGGGCACCGGCTGGTCATGCTGGCCGGACTGTCCGCGGCCGGAGTGGGATGGCAGGCGGCCGGAACGCTGATCGACGAGACCCCCGAGCTGGCCTTCGGGGCTTTGGCCGCCGAGGGGGCGAACAACCGATGA
- a CDS encoding glycoside hydrolase family 3 N-terminal domain-containing protein produces MRAVSPHGTGALLVEEAPHGHQALGAPLLPVNLASAAAWRPDLVRAAASTVSGLLRADGVHLALVSTLDLLRDPRWGRSEECFGESPALAAALTEAVVLGMQGNARTRLADGSGVGVVLKHFAAQGDGMGGRNGQSAPIGRRELRELHLPAARAGVEAGALGLMAAYKDIDGVPCCADAGLLTGTLRGEWGFDGVVMADGKAVDRLIAQLGSPAAAAAAALTAGVDLSFGGTKNGMLYGEAVVVLNPDASEGLLYLRKLNMQLASKMRFISAQLIALLTDDLHLRSASHANAMAARLRGALEAGIADGSVQGIGFSQKTQANGVFATLPDGVADRLRERFRFYDWDAARNEVRWMCSFDTTEQDIDDFVAALVRELGR; encoded by the coding sequence GTGCGCGCGGTCTCCCCGCACGGCACGGGCGCGTTGCTGGTCGAGGAGGCGCCGCACGGCCACCAGGCGCTCGGTGCGCCGCTGCTGCCGGTGAACCTGGCGAGCGCCGCAGCCTGGCGGCCGGATCTGGTGCGCGCGGCGGCCTCCACGGTCTCCGGCCTCCTGCGCGCGGACGGTGTACACCTGGCGTTGGTGTCCACGCTGGACCTGCTGCGCGACCCGCGCTGGGGCCGCAGCGAGGAGTGCTTCGGCGAGAGCCCCGCGCTGGCGGCGGCGCTGACCGAGGCGGTGGTGCTCGGGATGCAGGGCAACGCTCGCACCCGGCTCGCCGACGGCAGCGGGGTCGGCGTGGTGCTCAAACACTTCGCGGCCCAGGGCGACGGCATGGGCGGCCGGAACGGCCAGTCCGCGCCGATCGGCCGCCGGGAGCTGCGCGAACTGCACCTGCCAGCGGCGCGCGCGGGGGTGGAGGCCGGTGCGCTCGGGCTGATGGCGGCGTACAAGGACATCGACGGTGTGCCGTGTTGCGCGGATGCGGGTCTGCTCACCGGCACACTGCGCGGAGAGTGGGGCTTCGACGGGGTCGTGATGGCAGACGGCAAGGCGGTGGACCGGCTGATCGCGCAGCTGGGGTCGCCGGCTGCGGCGGCCGCGGCGGCGCTGACGGCGGGCGTCGATCTGAGCTTCGGGGGGACCAAGAACGGGATGCTCTACGGTGAGGCCGTCGTCGTGCTGAACCCGGACGCCTCCGAAGGGCTGCTCTACCTGCGCAAGCTGAACATGCAGCTGGCGTCGAAGATGCGGTTCATCTCGGCCCAGCTGATCGCCCTCCTGACGGACGATCTGCACCTGCGCTCCGCTTCCCACGCGAACGCGATGGCGGCCCGGCTGCGCGGCGCGCTGGAGGCGGGCATCGCGGACGGGAGCGTTCAGGGCATCGGCTTCAGCCAGAAAACCCAGGCGAATGGCGTGTTCGCGACGCTTCCGGACGGGGTCGCCGACCGCCTGCGCGAGCGCTTCCGGTTCTACGACTGGGATGCGGCACGGAACGAGGTGCGCTGGATGTGCTCCTTCGACACCACCGAGCAGGACATCGACGACTTCGTGGCCGCGCTTGTCCGCGAACTCGGGCGGTGA
- a CDS encoding DUF4303 domain-containing protein → MAALFEEFGSPFDRPPATGEALLGCLRGALSDLDAEGCFGSGKQRNAVVVNLSFPGADTPGELIAQARSLNPASALARYEHDLGGR, encoded by the coding sequence GTGGCCGCACTGTTCGAGGAGTTCGGCTCGCCGTTCGACCGTCCGCCCGCGACCGGCGAGGCCCTCCTCGGCTGCCTCCGCGGAGCGCTCTCCGACCTGGACGCCGAGGGGTGCTTCGGCAGCGGTAAGCAGCGGAACGCCGTGGTGGTCAACCTTAGCTTCCCCGGCGCGGACACTCCCGGCGAGCTGATCGCCCAGGCCCGATCGCTCAACCCCGCGAGCGCACTGGCCCGCTACGAACACGACCTCGGCGGGCGCTGA
- a CDS encoding exodeoxyribonuclease III, with protein sequence MRVATWNVNSIRTRVARVVDWMVREDVDALAMQEIKCKPEQFPYEAFEKAGYEVVLHGLNQWNGVAIASRLPIDEAEIGFPDMPGFLKGHDGPGLPTEARAIGATVEGVRLWSLYVPNGRALDDPHYTYKLDWLAALLTNARSWLAEDPELPLALMGDWNVAPLDSDVGDPSLIPGVSTHISPPERAAFAAFEQAGLIDVVRPIVPEGYTYWDYKQLRFPRNEGMRIDFVLGSRAFADRVVDASIHRAERKGDAPSDHVPVLVELADGRPEDADDRPMFR encoded by the coding sequence ATGCGTGTCGCCACCTGGAACGTGAATTCCATCCGCACCCGAGTCGCCCGGGTGGTGGACTGGATGGTCCGGGAGGACGTGGATGCGCTGGCCATGCAGGAGATCAAGTGCAAACCCGAGCAGTTCCCGTACGAGGCGTTCGAGAAGGCCGGATACGAGGTCGTGCTGCACGGGCTGAACCAGTGGAACGGGGTGGCGATCGCGTCCCGGCTGCCGATCGACGAGGCCGAGATCGGGTTCCCGGACATGCCCGGCTTTCTGAAGGGCCACGACGGTCCCGGCCTGCCCACGGAGGCGCGCGCGATCGGGGCGACGGTGGAGGGCGTGCGGCTGTGGAGCCTGTACGTCCCGAACGGCCGGGCGCTCGACGACCCGCACTACACCTACAAGCTCGACTGGCTGGCGGCGCTCCTCACGAACGCGCGCAGCTGGCTGGCGGAGGACCCCGAGCTACCGCTCGCGCTCATGGGCGACTGGAACGTCGCCCCCCTGGACTCCGATGTCGGCGACCCGAGCCTGATCCCGGGCGTCTCGACGCACATCTCCCCACCGGAGCGCGCCGCGTTCGCCGCGTTCGAGCAGGCCGGACTGATCGATGTGGTGCGCCCGATCGTTCCCGAGGGGTACACCTACTGGGACTACAAGCAATTGCGTTTCCCGCGCAACGAAGGCATGCGGATCGACTTCGTCCTCGGATCGCGGGCGTTCGCCGACCGGGTCGTGGACGCCAGCATCCACCGCGCTGAGCGCAAGGGCGACGCGCCGAGCGATCACGTCCCCGTGCTGGTCGAGCTCGCGGACGGCCGCCCGGAAGACGCGGACGACCGGCCGATGTTCCGCTGA